A genomic region of bacterium contains the following coding sequences:
- a CDS encoding biopolymer transporter ExbD: MTFTTSRKRIISYAAISLTDIVLLLLIYFLLSSSFMVHPGIKVQLPRAASGDFDRANRIYLTMTKSDQIFLNGQLVSHEELGAKLGAQLKMASDKTVIIRADKDLTLEATVRVIDIAKMAGAEKFLIATEPGK, translated from the coding sequence ATGACCTTTACGACTTCACGCAAGCGTATCATCAGTTATGCCGCGATCAGCCTGACCGATATCGTCCTGCTGCTGCTCATCTATTTCCTGCTCTCCTCCTCATTCATGGTGCACCCTGGCATCAAGGTCCAGCTGCCACGCGCTGCAAGCGGGGATTTTGACCGGGCCAACCGGATCTATCTGACCATGACCAAATCGGATCAGATTTTTCTCAATGGTCAGCTTGTCAGCCACGAGGAATTAGGGGCCAAGCTGGGAGCGCAGCTCAAGATGGCGTCGGACAAAACCGTGATCATCCGCGCGGACAAGGATTTGACGCTCGAGGCGACGGTGCGGGTGATTGATATCGCCAAGATGGCCGGGGCTGAAAAATTTCTCATCGCCACCGAGCCCGGCAAGTGA
- a CDS encoding MotA/TolQ/ExbB proton channel family protein: protein MSMWDMFVLGGSMMIPIAICSFIAAIIVIERYLSLRKIRLNSRKFTLQIRNLLAHQRIDEAILLCKETPGPIAGVAKAALLKKDRPRDEIKEAIQSAGQAEIYHLEKYMGILATVAGVAPMFGFLGTVTGMIKAFMQIQTRGGNVDAGVLAGGIWEALITTAAGLIVGIPALIAYNWIQGRVEHHVFEMQESSNEFLDMLQEREAR from the coding sequence ATGTCGATGTGGGATATGTTTGTCCTGGGCGGATCGATGATGATCCCGATCGCGATCTGTTCCTTCATAGCGGCGATCATCGTTATCGAGCGTTACCTCTCCCTGCGCAAGATCCGCCTCAACTCCCGCAAATTCACCCTGCAGATCCGCAACCTGCTCGCACATCAGCGCATCGATGAGGCCATCCTGCTGTGCAAGGAGACGCCGGGTCCGATCGCCGGTGTGGCCAAGGCCGCCCTGTTGAAAAAGGACCGGCCGCGCGATGAGATCAAGGAGGCTATCCAGAGTGCGGGACAGGCCGAGATCTATCATTTGGAAAAGTATATGGGCATTCTGGCAACCGTAGCCGGTGTGGCGCCGATGTTCGGATTTCTCGGGACGGTCACCGGGATGATCAAGGCCTTCATGCAGATCCAGACGCGCGGCGGCAACGTCGACGCCGGCGTGCTCGCGGGCGGCATCTGGGAAGCCCTGATCACCACCGCGGCCGGCCTCATCGTCGGCATCCCCGCTCTCATCGCCTACAACTGGATCCAGGGCCGCGTCGAGCACCATGTCTTTGAGATGCAGGAAAGTTCCAATGAATTCCTCGATATGCTCCAGGAGAGGGAGGCGAGATGA